A section of the bacterium SCSIO 12696 genome encodes:
- a CDS encoding GNAT family N-acetyltransferase: protein MTRIREATEADRDSLVAFNCAMALETEDKVLPRDTVAAGVANLLQRPELGFYLVAEESGEVVASLMITGEWSDWRNGLFWWIQSVYVRPEYRRRGIYRQLYQEVERLAQERGDVCGFRLYVERDNLRAQQTYRALGMEETVYQMYEQAAS, encoded by the coding sequence ATGACTAGAATCCGTGAAGCCACTGAGGCTGATCGCGATAGCTTGGTAGCATTCAACTGCGCTATGGCGCTGGAAACAGAAGATAAAGTCCTGCCCCGCGACACAGTGGCAGCGGGCGTTGCCAACCTGTTGCAGCGCCCGGAACTGGGTTTTTATCTGGTAGCCGAAGAGAGTGGCGAGGTCGTAGCTTCGTTGATGATTACTGGCGAATGGAGTGATTGGCGCAACGGCCTGTTCTGGTGGATACAGAGTGTTTATGTACGCCCGGAATATCGCCGCCGGGGTATATACCGCCAGCTGTACCAGGAGGTGGAGCGTTTGGCGCAAGAGCGTGGCGATGTGTGCGGTTTTCGGCTGTACGTGGAGCGGGATAATCTTCGTGCCCAGCAAACCTATCGGGCACTTGGCATGGAAGAAACGGTCTACCAGATGTATGAGCAGGCGGCTTCCTAG
- a CDS encoding SDR family oxidoreductase, which translates to MSKQLKLLLLGCGDIASRLAAKLPEQHYTVTGVRRTLPAQRPFTMLSADATHLDDMRDLLALGFDAVVITMTPSVRSEQGYRASYLKCVETFLQAAAVSGSRPMVIFVSSTSVYGQNSGQWVDETAATEPGSYSGQVLLAAEQRLQNSDLPNCIVRFSGIYGPGRQSQLRAARTGKPLTSPCGWTNRIHSEDCAGVLVHLLEKHRCGDRLSPLYTASDCQPVKQWQLRNFLNEQLGEPGLPAPTTSDAVTGKRCSNRQLLNSGYQFLHTGYRSGYRELIEQFEES; encoded by the coding sequence TTGAGTAAACAATTGAAATTATTGTTGTTGGGTTGCGGCGATATTGCCAGCCGATTGGCCGCCAAATTGCCGGAACAACACTATACAGTTACCGGTGTGCGGCGCACACTGCCAGCGCAAAGGCCTTTCACGATGTTGTCTGCAGATGCCACCCACTTGGATGATATGCGCGATTTGTTGGCGCTCGGCTTTGATGCCGTGGTGATCACCATGACCCCGAGTGTGCGCAGCGAGCAAGGCTACAGGGCCAGCTACCTAAAATGCGTGGAAACCTTTTTACAGGCGGCTGCCGTGTCTGGTAGCCGGCCTATGGTAATTTTTGTGTCCAGTACCAGTGTCTATGGCCAAAACAGTGGTCAGTGGGTGGACGAGACCGCTGCCACCGAGCCCGGCAGTTACTCAGGGCAAGTGTTGTTAGCGGCGGAGCAGCGCCTGCAAAATAGCGATCTGCCTAATTGCATTGTCCGTTTTTCCGGCATCTATGGGCCGGGCCGCCAGTCGCAACTGCGCGCAGCTCGCACCGGCAAACCACTTACCAGCCCTTGTGGTTGGACCAATCGTATTCACAGTGAGGATTGCGCGGGTGTGCTGGTGCACCTGTTGGAAAAGCACCGCTGTGGTGATAGGTTGTCGCCCCTTTACACGGCTAGCGATTGCCAGCCGGTAAAGCAGTGGCAGTTGCGGAATTTTTTGAACGAGCAATTGGGCGAGCCCGGTTTGCCGGCACCGACAACCAGTGATGCTGTAACCGGCAAGCGTTGCAGCAACCGGCAACTGTTAAACAGTGGCTATCAGTTTTTGCACACCGGCTACCGCAGTGGTTACCGGGAGCTTATTGAACAATTTGAGGAAAGTTAA
- a CDS encoding LysR family transcriptional regulator, which translates to MTLTELRYIVTLAQESHFGRAADRCHVSQPTLSIAVKKLEQELEVELFERSKNSVRTTPTGEKVVAQAQRVLEQTAAISDIATAGRDQLNTPLNVGAIFTIGPYLYPHFIPKLQELSPQMPLVVEEGYTATLRKRLRNGELDVIIVALPFTEPDVLTQPLYSESFVALLPANHPLAEKESVSPKDLEGENVLLLGEGHCFRDQVLEAMPNLGKPSKGESNIRTHTEGSSLETLRHMVATGLGVSVLPMSAALGSPSYAGTLITRPFKGACPSRTAALAWRASFPRHKAIDALRNAIQKSAPPNVTMA; encoded by the coding sequence ATGACCTTAACAGAATTGCGCTACATCGTAACACTGGCCCAGGAAAGCCATTTTGGCCGCGCCGCTGATCGTTGCCACGTCAGCCAACCCACCCTGAGTATCGCCGTCAAAAAACTGGAACAGGAGTTGGAGGTAGAGCTGTTTGAACGCTCCAAAAACAGTGTGCGCACCACACCCACCGGAGAAAAAGTGGTAGCCCAGGCACAGCGGGTTTTAGAGCAGACCGCGGCGATCAGTGATATCGCCACTGCCGGACGAGATCAACTCAATACGCCTTTGAATGTGGGTGCCATCTTTACCATCGGCCCTTACCTTTACCCGCATTTTATTCCCAAGCTACAGGAACTCTCCCCACAGATGCCGCTGGTGGTGGAAGAAGGTTACACCGCCACTCTGCGCAAGCGACTGCGCAACGGTGAATTGGATGTGATTATTGTGGCACTGCCTTTTACCGAGCCAGACGTGCTAACCCAACCTTTGTACAGCGAATCGTTTGTGGCGTTATTGCCCGCCAACCACCCGCTGGCTGAGAAAGAGTCTGTGAGCCCTAAAGATCTGGAAGGGGAAAATGTACTGCTCCTCGGCGAAGGCCACTGTTTTCGGGATCAAGTTCTGGAAGCCATGCCCAACCTCGGCAAGCCATCCAAAGGGGAGTCCAATATACGTACCCACACCGAAGGCAGTTCTCTGGAAACCCTGCGCCATATGGTAGCGACCGGGCTCGGTGTCAGCGTATTGCCCATGTCTGCAGCACTGGGCAGCCCATCCTACGCGGGCACATTGATTACACGCCCGTTTAAGGGCGCCTGTCCTTCCCGTACCGCGGCACTGGCCTGGCGCGCCAGCTTTCCGCGCCACAAAGCCATTGATGCACTGCGCAACGCCATCCAGAAAAGTGCGCCGCCCAATGTCACCATGGCCTAA
- the recG gene encoding ATP-dependent DNA helicase RecG — MAIKLSKPLDKSPVTVLHGVGQAFADKLYKLNIRTVQDVLFHLPLRYTDRTRISPIGGLQPFSDVVVEGEIKGTDIVFGKRRSLVCRIQDNTGTLTLRFFHFSAAQRNNLANGQRIRCFGEVRRGSSGLEMYHPEYQLLSQQTPSPLEAHLTAVYPATEGLTQQRMRSLANQALALATEHNLPELMPNQFGSQSTISLTDALRYLHQPPADAPLDKLTVGSHPAQQRLAFEELLTHHLSLLQLRQRIQSSGASPLSTPPKLKQQFLQQLGFVLTGAQQKVSEEIAADMAKPQPMLRLVQGDVGSGKTVVAALAALAAVGSGKQVAIMAPTEILAEQHRSSFENWLQPLSIRTAWLTGKLKGKGREAQLAAIADGSAAVAVGTHALFQDDVNFHNLGLVIIDEQHRFGVHQRLALKEKAAGQQPHQLVMTATPIPRTLAMSAYADLDCSVIDELPPGRTPVETVAIANSRRDQVIQRVRQACGEKRQAYWVCTLVEESEVLEAQAAEATADELQLLLPELAIGLIHGRLKAREKEQVMAAFKAGDIDLLVATTVIEVGVDVANASLMVIENPERLGLAQLHQLRGRVGRGTAASYCVLLYGSPLSNNGVERLKIMRETNDGFRIAEKDLELRGPGEVLGTRQTGDITMRIADLQRDSHLIAEVRHSAKQLLNEHPELIAPLIARWLPGAERYGQV, encoded by the coding sequence ATGGCAATCAAGCTCTCCAAGCCACTGGATAAGTCACCGGTTACGGTACTGCACGGCGTCGGCCAGGCGTTTGCGGACAAGCTCTATAAGCTCAATATCCGCACCGTGCAGGATGTGCTGTTTCACTTGCCCTTACGCTATACCGACCGCACCCGTATTTCACCTATAGGGGGTCTACAGCCGTTTAGCGACGTGGTGGTGGAGGGGGAAATAAAAGGCACCGACATTGTGTTTGGCAAACGTCGCAGCCTGGTGTGCCGCATACAGGACAACACCGGCACCTTGACCCTGCGTTTTTTCCACTTTTCGGCCGCTCAACGTAACAACCTGGCCAATGGCCAGCGTATCCGCTGCTTTGGCGAAGTACGCCGAGGCAGCTCCGGGCTGGAAATGTATCACCCTGAATACCAACTACTCAGCCAACAAACTCCGTCTCCCTTGGAAGCCCACCTCACTGCGGTGTACCCCGCTACAGAAGGGCTGACTCAACAACGTATGCGTTCACTGGCTAATCAGGCGTTGGCGCTGGCCACTGAGCACAATTTGCCGGAGCTGATGCCCAATCAATTCGGCAGCCAAAGCACCATCAGCCTAACCGATGCATTGCGCTATCTTCACCAGCCACCAGCAGATGCGCCATTGGACAAGCTGACAGTGGGGAGCCACCCAGCACAGCAACGTTTGGCGTTTGAGGAGCTGTTAACCCACCACCTGAGCTTGCTGCAACTGCGCCAACGGATACAAAGCAGTGGGGCATCACCGTTGAGTACACCACCAAAGCTCAAACAACAATTCTTGCAGCAGCTGGGCTTTGTTCTCACCGGAGCGCAACAAAAAGTCTCTGAAGAGATCGCCGCCGATATGGCCAAGCCCCAGCCTATGCTGCGCCTGGTGCAGGGGGATGTGGGTTCCGGCAAAACCGTGGTGGCGGCACTGGCAGCACTGGCAGCGGTGGGCAGCGGCAAGCAGGTCGCGATTATGGCGCCCACCGAAATACTGGCGGAACAGCACCGCTCCAGCTTTGAAAACTGGCTGCAGCCCCTGAGTATTCGCACTGCCTGGCTAACCGGAAAACTCAAAGGCAAAGGCAGGGAGGCGCAGTTAGCCGCCATTGCTGACGGCAGCGCTGCAGTGGCCGTAGGCACTCACGCCTTGTTTCAGGACGACGTAAACTTCCACAATCTGGGGTTAGTCATCATTGATGAACAACACCGCTTTGGCGTCCATCAGCGCCTGGCGCTCAAAGAAAAAGCGGCCGGACAACAGCCCCACCAGCTGGTGATGACCGCCACACCAATTCCCCGCACTCTCGCCATGAGCGCCTACGCCGACCTGGACTGCTCGGTGATCGACGAGTTACCCCCCGGGCGCACACCGGTGGAGACCGTCGCTATCGCCAACAGCCGTCGCGATCAGGTAATTCAGAGAGTACGACAGGCCTGTGGCGAAAAGCGCCAGGCTTACTGGGTGTGTACCCTTGTTGAAGAGTCCGAGGTACTGGAAGCACAGGCTGCGGAAGCCACCGCCGACGAACTGCAACTGCTGTTACCGGAGCTGGCCATCGGCCTGATCCACGGGCGCCTCAAAGCGAGAGAAAAGGAACAGGTCATGGCCGCGTTTAAAGCCGGTGATATCGACCTGCTGGTGGCCACCACGGTGATCGAAGTGGGCGTGGATGTTGCCAATGCCAGCTTGATGGTGATTGAAAACCCGGAGCGACTGGGCCTCGCCCAACTGCATCAATTGAGGGGCCGTGTAGGCCGCGGTACTGCCGCCAGTTACTGCGTGTTGCTGTACGGCAGCCCACTGTCCAACAATGGCGTGGAGCGCCTGAAAATCATGCGCGAGACCAACGACGGTTTTCGCATTGCCGAAAAAGATCTGGAACTGCGCGGCCCCGGCGAAGTACTTGGCACCCGCCAAACCGGCGACATCACCATGCGCATCGCCGACCTACAGCGGGACAGCCACCTTATCGCCGAGGTACGGCACAGCGCCAAGCAATTGCTCAACGAGCATCCAGAGCTTATCGCCCCATTAATTGCCCGCTGGCTGCCAGGGGCTGAGCGTTATGGGCAGGTTTAA
- the pdxH gene encoding pyridoxamine 5'-phosphate oxidase: MALESERREYQFGRLTRDSLADCPFEQFERWMQQALQSDIKDPTAMSVATVGSNGRPWQRMVLLKEFDPKGFVFYTNLGSRKAKEIQSNAQVSLHFPWLRLDRQVIVGGRAEPLSKTDVLSYFLKRPRESQLGAWASRQSSRISSRQLLEGEFQRLKDKFAKGQVPLPDFWGGFRVVPDAIEFWQGGDRRLHDRFYYQLENGEWGIERLAP; this comes from the coding sequence ATGGCACTTGAAAGTGAACGCCGCGAATACCAATTTGGCCGGCTGACTCGTGACAGTTTGGCCGACTGCCCTTTTGAACAGTTTGAACGCTGGATGCAACAAGCTCTGCAGTCGGATATCAAAGACCCAACGGCCATGAGTGTGGCTACGGTTGGCAGTAACGGCCGCCCTTGGCAGCGGATGGTGTTACTCAAGGAATTCGATCCCAAGGGTTTTGTGTTTTACACCAATCTGGGCAGCCGGAAAGCCAAAGAAATACAGAGTAATGCCCAGGTGAGTTTGCACTTCCCCTGGTTGCGCTTGGATCGCCAGGTCATTGTTGGTGGGCGCGCTGAGCCACTGTCAAAAACCGATGTGTTGAGTTACTTTCTCAAACGCCCTCGTGAGAGCCAGCTTGGGGCCTGGGCTTCGCGGCAAAGCTCGCGAATCAGCTCACGGCAATTGCTCGAAGGCGAGTTTCAGCGCCTCAAAGACAAGTTTGCGAAAGGGCAGGTGCCGCTACCAGATTTTTGGGGCGGTTTTCGCGTGGTCCCTGATGCTATTGAGTTTTGGCAGGGGGGAGATCGGCGTTTGCACGACCGCTTTTACTACCAGCTCGAAAATGGAGAGTGGGGCATTGAGCGCTTGGCACCGTAA
- a CDS encoding TonB-dependent receptor, whose amino-acid sequence MLHPLKSPAFLLVVCLSSHTAIGEDREAAVITEKDFYTDLPIVSGISRIDQLLTRAPASATVIDRQMIELSGAQDWTDLFRLVPGMQAYSINGNRFGISYHGIGRELPNHMEVRVDGRSVYDPLFSAVNWNSLAIELDDIERIEVIRGTNAPSDGSNAFAGAINIITRDPLQDSGITLRSTYGSEGTRESSARFNGSLGKFNYRWSFGFQENDGFTDQARGPDDDGQNLRHSELRATYNASTIDSVEFHIGHSNNGTGFGDADDLNAFATADFNQSFQSIKWQRLLDGNDELQIHLYHNRLQGDNSQEIGRLSELAVAGGLAPDIPTAIAILNNFGIEDGLLVGGFRKVESERYDIELSHKLDIDQKLRVAWGAGMRHEMIDAEALLEPIEQVSQNSYRLFGNLEWQPSQRWIVNAGAMIEHNDIVQTIASPRLGINYMIDNNHSLRFTVAKGNRSPSLLEANEFNVDIVSNQLLIAIRRAGENLREEKLTSYDIGYIASYPEKGLSLDVRLYVEKIRDGLEQRRELITTSPLSDDDDIAVIDNIFFSDRKGIELQFKYQPNATTLLALQYAYTDLNGAPTPFDVPLENTNPTHTASLLFGRQLSDKLTASTSLYFQDDVQWRGGGEHHSSFTRWDAQLSYQLRLGSIDGEVALVAQNIGGGSYPDFNQNNRFHSRYFLELKLHIE is encoded by the coding sequence ATGTTGCATCCCTTAAAATCCCCTGCATTTCTTTTGGTGGTTTGTTTATCCAGTCACACAGCTATCGGCGAGGATCGCGAAGCAGCGGTCATTACTGAAAAGGACTTCTACACCGACCTGCCCATTGTTTCCGGCATCAGCCGTATTGACCAACTCCTGACACGGGCACCGGCCAGCGCGACAGTCATTGATCGACAAATGATCGAACTTTCTGGGGCCCAGGACTGGACCGATCTGTTTCGCCTGGTTCCGGGCATGCAGGCCTACTCCATTAATGGCAACCGCTTTGGTATCAGCTACCACGGAATTGGACGCGAATTGCCCAATCATATGGAAGTAAGGGTAGATGGCCGCTCAGTATACGACCCTTTATTTTCTGCGGTTAACTGGAATTCACTGGCCATCGAGCTGGATGATATTGAACGTATTGAAGTTATTCGCGGCACCAACGCCCCCAGCGATGGCTCCAACGCGTTTGCCGGTGCTATTAACATTATCACCCGAGATCCGTTGCAAGACAGCGGCATCACTCTGCGCAGCACATATGGCTCTGAGGGCACTCGGGAGAGTTCAGCACGATTCAATGGCTCTTTAGGCAAATTCAATTATCGCTGGTCTTTTGGCTTTCAAGAAAACGACGGCTTTACCGACCAAGCCAGGGGGCCAGATGATGATGGCCAAAACCTACGCCACAGTGAGTTACGCGCTACATATAACGCCAGCACCATAGATAGCGTGGAGTTTCACATTGGCCATAGCAATAACGGCACCGGTTTTGGCGATGCAGACGACCTGAATGCATTTGCCACCGCTGATTTCAACCAAAGCTTTCAGTCCATCAAATGGCAACGCCTTCTGGACGGCAACGACGAACTGCAAATACATCTTTACCACAACCGTTTGCAAGGTGATAACAGTCAAGAGATTGGTCGCCTTTCAGAGCTGGCTGTGGCCGGTGGCCTGGCACCAGACATACCAACTGCTATTGCCATTTTGAATAATTTTGGTATTGAGGATGGCCTGCTAGTAGGTGGTTTTCGCAAAGTGGAATCAGAACGCTACGACATTGAATTAAGCCATAAACTCGACATTGACCAAAAACTGCGAGTAGCCTGGGGTGCAGGAATGCGCCACGAAATGATTGACGCAGAAGCATTGCTGGAACCGATCGAACAGGTCTCTCAGAACAGCTATCGCCTGTTTGGAAATCTGGAGTGGCAACCATCACAGCGTTGGATTGTTAACGCTGGTGCCATGATTGAACACAATGACATCGTGCAAACCATCGCCTCACCGCGTTTGGGTATCAACTACATGATCGACAATAACCACAGCTTGCGTTTTACCGTGGCCAAAGGTAATCGTTCTCCGTCGTTACTGGAAGCCAATGAATTTAATGTGGACATTGTCAGCAACCAGCTACTAATAGCCATTCGCCGTGCCGGAGAGAATCTCCGAGAAGAAAAACTCACTAGTTATGACATTGGCTATATTGCCAGTTATCCTGAAAAAGGGCTGTCTCTTGATGTGCGCCTCTATGTAGAAAAAATTCGTGACGGCCTGGAACAACGACGTGAACTGATTACAACCAGTCCGCTATCAGATGACGACGACATTGCGGTCATCGACAATATTTTCTTCAGCGACCGCAAAGGTATTGAGCTGCAGTTTAAGTACCAGCCAAATGCTACCACCCTGCTGGCACTGCAATACGCTTACACAGACTTGAACGGCGCTCCCACACCCTTCGATGTACCTCTGGAAAATACCAACCCCACCCATACCGCCAGCTTGCTGTTTGGGCGCCAACTCAGTGACAAGCTAACCGCCAGTACCAGCCTGTATTTTCAGGATGATGTTCAGTGGCGCGGCGGTGGAGAACACCACAGTTCCTTTACCCGCTGGGACGCACAGCTGAGCTATCAGCTACGCCTAGGCAGCATTGATGGAGAAGTGGCGCTGGTGGCACAAAATATTGGTGGCGGTAGTTACCCAGATTTCAACCAAAATAACCGCTTTCATTCACGTTACTTTTTAGAACTTAAGTTACACATAGAGTAA